A window of Nocardia arthritidis genomic DNA:
CCGGCTGCCCGGCACGAGGCCCATCCGCTGTGCGGTGGCGCCCGCGATGGACAGCAGCTGCTGCGGCGTCATACGTTCGCGCAGTACGCCTTTCGGCGCGCCGGTGGTGCCGGAGGTGTAGATCAGGCCCATCGAATCGGCGATCGCGCCGTCGAGATGGCCGAGTGGTTCGGGCTGTCCGTCGATCCACTGCTCCAGCGTCGGGTATCGCCCCGTCGGGGTGGTCAGCTGCCGATCGAGGCCCGCCTCCTCGACCAGTTCGGCGGGCATGGCCACCTCGACCACCGCCGGATCGGCATCGGCGCGGCCGGCGGCCGTCTCGACGCGGTCGATGAATTCGGTGTGCGCGAAGACAATTCGCGCGCCGCTGTCCCGCAGCACATGCTCGATCTCGGCGGGCTGCCACCGGGTGTTCACCGGTACCGGGTTGCCGCCACAGGCGGCGATCGCGAGGGAGATCTCCAGGAATTCGATATCGTTGCGCAGCATCACCACGACGCGCGCACCCCGCGCGACGCCGGCGGCCGCGAGCGCCGCGGCCAACCGCCCGGCGCGATCCTGTGCCGCCGCGTGGGTGCGCGTCCGGCCGCCGCAGGTGATGGTCGGGGTAGTCACGCCCCGAAGGTAGCCATGGATGTGGCGCGGCGCAATTTCAGATCGTGAGGCCGAAGTACTCCGCGAAGACGGTCACCGTATCCGGTTCGGGCGCGACCGGCCCGCGCAGCCACGTGCCCGTCGTCGATACGCCTGGAATGTGATGTCCGCCACCGAATATCGAGTACAGCGTGACCGGAGGTCGGCCGGTGGCCCGGTATTCGGTTCGGCACACCCGTCCGCCCGGCAGCCAGTGGAAGGACGGCCCGGTGTCGATCCCGTTGCGCGCGGCGAAATATGCCGCGGTTTCCGCGGTGGCCAGGTGCCCGCCTTTCGGGAACAGACCGTAAAGGCTCACCGTGCCACCGGAATACGGTGACACCGGATCGGCGGTGCCGTGGAATATCAAGAGCGGCAATGGGACCGGCGGCTTGGTCGAGGCCGCGAGGTTGTCCGGCGCCGGTTGGTTGCAGGCGATCAAGGCCGCACCCGCCAGGAGTTCGGGCGCGTCGTGCAGCAGACGGATCGTCATCTGCCCGCCCAGCGAATAGCCGATCACGAAAACCCGCCGCGAATCGATCAGGCCGGATGTCGCGAGCTCATTGATCAGCGCGCGCAGAAAACCGACGTCGTCGACGGATTTCGCGCCGCGCCAGAACATCACGGCCTTGCGCGCGCCGTTCCATTCGCGCCGCACCGCACCCGGGTACGCGATGACGGCCGCGCCGGTGGCGGCCAACGTCTCGAAGGCCCGGTTGCTGAATTCCCTGATGGAATCGCCGGTTTCGCCGGTGCCGTGCAGCACCAGCACCAGTGCGGCGCCGGGTTTCGGGTCGGCGGCGTGCACCAGCCGGTAATCGCGGCGGCGACCATCGTGTGTGATGGCGCCGCGCCTGTCGACGAGCTCGGTGAGGGATCGCACGATATTCGAGTCTGCTACATCCCGATCATGATCGGCGCGCGGGCCGCCTGCCGCGCACGACCGTGTGGAATCGCTTGGTGATTCTGATATTTCGGAGGCAACCGATGGCGATGACAACTGTCCACAGCAGCAGGACGGCGAGCGCGAGACCGAGCGGATAGTTTCGGTCGAGCACGGTCGGGTTGTCCGGATGCGCGTGCGCGCGGTTCAGTACCGGGGCGGCGATCAGCACGAGCGTCACCGTGCCCACCGCGCCGGTGGCGGCGAGCGGCCACCACCGCGCGGGCAGCTCGCCTCGTCCGGCCAGTCCCACCGCGGCGGCCAGCGGCGCGAATACCGCGTCGTGCAGCAGGATTCCGGCGCCGAACCACAGCCCGATCGAGATGAGATCCGCTGTCCCGAAACCGGTGAACAGGTCGAGACCGTACGCGAGCGCAGCAAGGCCCGCCAGCAGCAGTACGGCGCGGATGACGATCACGACAGCACCTCGATTCCGGAAAGCCATTTGGTCTGTAGCACGCCGGGACGATTCGGCGCGATCAGGCGGCACGGGTAGCCGTGGTCGATATCGAGCGGTGCACCGTTGAGCGACAGCGCGATCAAGGTGTCCGGATCGGTCGCGTGGTGGTGCGGCAGCACCGAGGTGGCATAGAGACCGCCGCGTTCCAGCGAATCGAAGCGAATATCGCCGCCGCGGTATGTGCCCACCGCCGCGAGCAGTTCGGACAGCCGCACCCCCGACCAGTGCGCCCCGGCGGACCAGCCCTCGACGCAGGCGATCGGCAACTGCGCCGAAGTCTGTGGCAGCGCGAGCAATTCGGCCCGGCTGAACCGGCGGCGCAGCCCGCCGACCGTGACGGTCAGCCGGTATTCCGGATCGCGGGCGAGCTCGTCGACGCCCGCGGCGAGCGCGCTGCGATTCACCGGAACGCCCTGTGGCCCTTGACCGCTGCGCGGCGCCAGCACCGCGGCCCAGCGCAGGAACGGTACGGTCTGCCCGGCGACGGCCACCGCGGCGGCGCCCGCCGAGACCGAGGCCGCGGTCAGCACGGCCCGGCGAGAAACACCGTCTCGCGGGCCGATTTCATCCGTTTGCTCGCTGGAATCCTTGTCCCGCAACGCCGTTCGCACCACCGGCAGCTTCACTGCCAGATGTACCGCGAGCGCGCCGACCGCGACATAGGCCATGGCGTAATGCGTGGTGGTGAAGAAGAACTTCCAGGGGTAGTACTGCGCGATATTGATCAACCCGGTGCCGAGCTGAAATATCGTCGAACCCACCAGCAGCGCAATGGATCCGCGCTCCAGCATCCGCAACGGCGAGCCGAATACCGGGCGGTTGAACAGCCTCGGATACACCGCCCAAAGCTTCACCAGGAGTAGCGGAATCGCCGCGACTCCGGTGATGACGTGCGTGCCCTGAGTGACCCGATACAGCCACACCGGATGTGCGGGCCACTGGAACCAGGACGGTGGATGCTGAATCCAATGGCTCAGCAGCCCGGTGCCGAAACATATGAGAACGGCCGCGCCGAGGGCGATTCCGACCCGGCTGGCCACCTGCGGGCCGCGCGCCGACGAAGTGAGTGGCCGGTGTCTCGTGCTCGTGGTCGGTGGCGGCGTGTGGGATGCGCGTTGGGCCGACTCGCTCATGCCGCCCCCGCTCCGTCGCTCGGCGGCGTGTCGATGATCGGTTCGGAAGCTCGACCCAACCATGCGATATGCCGTCCGCTCACCGCGGCGGTCTCCAGCACCCGGAACCCGGCGGGATCCGCGATCGCACCGATCCGGTCGACGGCGACCTGAGCCCACGGGAACCATTCGCCGACTCGCCCGCGCGACTCCAGCCGAATGGGTCGCGATACGATACCGGATCCGGGGCGGGCACATTCGACGATGGCGATACCGTTGGGGGCCAACAATTCTCGAACTCTGGTCAATAGCCGCACCGGATCGCCGCCGATTCCGACATTGCCGTCGGCGAGTATCGCGTACGCCCACCGTCCGCTGCCGGGCAGCGGACCGAACAGGTCGCGCCGCAGCGCGGGCGCGCCGCGAAATCTGGTGATCGCCACCGCCATCGGCGAAATATCGACGCCGAGCGCGATCACGCCGCGCCGCAGCAGCGCCGCGACGAGCCGCCCCGGCCCGCAGCCGAGATCGAGCGTCGGCCCATCGCAACGCGCCGTGAGCGCGTGGTCGGCGGCCGGATCCACCTCGGCCAGGCCCAGCCAGCGCCCGGTCGGCAGCCGGTGCCGTCGTCCGTCGCCGGTGCGCGCCCAGCAGGCCGTTCCGGTCAGCGCCCAGTCGAATAGATCGGGCGAATGCTCCTTCATCGCAAGGCCATTCGCCGGTCGGACAACTCGGTGAGCACGTCCGTGAACCGCCCCCGGGTCTCTGCGGCGACGAGCAGGGCATCGTCGAAGGTGTCGACATCGCGATACAGCGGCAGATTCCGTACGCGTAATCCGCGGTCGCGCACCGCCTTACGTGTCAGCGCACCGGTGCGGTCGGTGGACATCGGCACCGTGACGAGCGCCCGCGCGGGCTGCGGCGACGGCAGGCCCAGCGCCCACCAGCCGCCGTCGGCGGCGGGCCCGAGCACGGCGTCGCCCGTTCCGGTCAGCAGACGGGCCGCCGCGGTCAGGGTGGCCGGGGCGAGTTGCGGTGTGTCCATGCCGATCTGCAATACGGGTGCACCCCAGCGGGCCGCGTCGGCGTGCGCGTTGGCCAGCCGCTCGCCGAAGGTGCTCCCGCGCTGCGGAACGATCTCGAATTCGCCGAGCATCCGTGATAATTCGGCACCGCTCTCGGCCGCGGCGATATCGCCGGTGAACGCGACGACGCGGTGCCGAATCCCACTGCGCCGCACCGTATCCAGGGTGTCGAGCAGCGAAGCCGCCGCCACCGTCGCCGCCTCGGCCGGGGTGAGCGGCGGAGTGAGACGGGTTTTCGCGAATCCGGCGACGGGCGCCTTGGCGATCACCAGTAGGGTCGCGGCGACGGTTTCACTCATGCCCGGCCCCCAGCACCGACCAGAAGTCCCGGACCGCACGCAGCGACCCGCGCAGCGATCCGGACACCTTCGACACGCCGCCCGCTCGCGGTCGGTAGCTGATATCTCGTTCCACCACTTGCCATTTCGCCCGGGCCGCGGCGATGAGCAGGGCCAGCGGATAGCCGTAGCGCGCATGCAGCGGGCCGAGCGCGAGCAGCGCATCCCGCCGCGCCACCCGCATGGCGGCGATATCGTGCACGGGCACACCGAATTCGCGGCGCAGCCTGCCCGCGATCAATCGATTGCCCAGCCGCGCGTGCCATGGCCAGGCGCCCCGGCCGACGGCCCGCCGCCTGCCGACCGCGAGATCGGCACCGCCGCGCACGAGCGCGACGAGCGTTGGCAATTCGGCGGGGTCCATGGATCCGTCGCCGTCCAGTACGGCGATCAGCTCGGTATCGGCGGCGGCGATACCCGCCTGCACGGCCGACCCGTAGCCGGGCCGCGGTTCGCCGACGACACGGGCGCCCGCGCGCCGGGCGACGGCCGCGGTGTCGTCGGTGGACCCGTTGTCGACAACCAGTGCGCGATAGCCGGGCGGAATTGCGGAGAGGACGTTCGGCAACGCCTCAGCTTCGTCGCGGCACGGGATAACGACCGTCACACTGCTCGGTTGGTTCACGGTTTCGGTCACCTGTCCGACCGTAGGCCGCACCGGCCGCGGCGGACCCGAAAAAACGGTGACGAAACGCTGACATCGTCAAGAGCCACCGCGTGACCGGGGCGGACCGGCTTAAGGTGAATTTCGTGCAACTCGGCACCGAAGTACTGCCCCGAACCTTCCGGACACACCGCTCCGGCCTGATCGCCGCCGCGCTGGCCGCAGCGTTGGTCGCCCTGGCCTTCATCGTTCCGCGAATTTCCGGCGAACATTTCCGGAGCTCGCTCTACGCGGGCGCAGCACCGATATTCGGCAACTGGCTGCCGCATATCGGCTGGGGGAGCGGGCCTGCGATCGTGATCGCGCTACTGGTCATCGGTTACGGCCCGGCGCTCGCCGCGCGCCTTTCGTGGCGACCTCTACTGGGCGCCGCCTATCTGACCTCGCTCGGGTGGGCCTTCGCGCTGGCCATGGTCGACGGCTGGCGGCGTG
This region includes:
- a CDS encoding alpha/beta hydrolase family esterase — translated: MRSLTELVDRRGAITHDGRRRDYRLVHAADPKPGAALVLVLHGTGETGDSIREFSNRAFETLAATGAAVIAYPGAVRREWNGARKAVMFWRGAKSVDDVGFLRALINELATSGLIDSRRVFVIGYSLGGQMTIRLLHDAPELLAGAALIACNQPAPDNLAASTKPPVPLPLLIFHGTADPVSPYSGGTVSLYGLFPKGGHLATAETAAYFAARNGIDTGPSFHWLPGGRVCRTEYRATGRPPVTLYSIFGGGHHIPGVSTTGTWLRGPVAPEPDTVTVFAEYFGLTI
- a CDS encoding molybdopterin-dependent oxidoreductase, which encodes MSESAQRASHTPPPTTSTRHRPLTSSARGPQVASRVGIALGAAVLICFGTGLLSHWIQHPPSWFQWPAHPVWLYRVTQGTHVITGVAAIPLLLVKLWAVYPRLFNRPVFGSPLRMLERGSIALLVGSTIFQLGTGLINIAQYYPWKFFFTTTHYAMAYVAVGALAVHLAVKLPVVRTALRDKDSSEQTDEIGPRDGVSRRAVLTAASVSAGAAAVAVAGQTVPFLRWAAVLAPRSGQGPQGVPVNRSALAAGVDELARDPEYRLTVTVGGLRRRFSRAELLALPQTSAQLPIACVEGWSAGAHWSGVRLSELLAAVGTYRGGDIRFDSLERGGLYATSVLPHHHATDPDTLIALSLNGAPLDIDHGYPCRLIAPNRPGVLQTKWLSGIEVLS
- a CDS encoding class I SAM-dependent methyltransferase — translated: MKEHSPDLFDWALTGTACWARTGDGRRHRLPTGRWLGLAEVDPAADHALTARCDGPTLDLGCGPGRLVAALLRRGVIALGVDISPMAVAITRFRGAPALRRDLFGPLPGSGRWAYAILADGNVGIGGDPVRLLTRVRELLAPNGIAIVECARPGSGIVSRPIRLESRGRVGEWFPWAQVAVDRIGAIADPAGFRVLETAAVSGRHIAWLGRASEPIIDTPPSDGAGAA
- a CDS encoding TIGR04282 family arsenosugar biosynthesis glycosyltransferase, which encodes MSETVAATLLVIAKAPVAGFAKTRLTPPLTPAEAATVAAASLLDTLDTVRRSGIRHRVVAFTGDIAAAESGAELSRMLGEFEIVPQRGSTFGERLANAHADAARWGAPVLQIGMDTPQLAPATLTAAARLLTGTGDAVLGPAADGGWWALGLPSPQPARALVTVPMSTDRTGALTRKAVRDRGLRVRNLPLYRDVDTFDDALLVAAETRGRFTDVLTELSDRRMALR
- a CDS encoding glycosyltransferase family 2 protein; the encoded protein is MTETVNQPSSVTVVIPCRDEAEALPNVLSAIPPGYRALVVDNGSTDDTAAVARRAGARVVGEPRPGYGSAVQAGIAAADTELIAVLDGDGSMDPAELPTLVALVRGGADLAVGRRRAVGRGAWPWHARLGNRLIAGRLRREFGVPVHDIAAMRVARRDALLALGPLHARYGYPLALLIAAARAKWQVVERDISYRPRAGGVSKVSGSLRGSLRAVRDFWSVLGAGHE